In Leifsonia sp. ZF2019, a genomic segment contains:
- a CDS encoding endonuclease/exonuclease/phosphatase family protein, translating to MTTRRPAWRRRIVASLASVALGLVAGLGAVPAAAAGATLTVSAAELDTSGTVAISYDATGSAGAKNWIGIYRHGQKPGSGSSSLDWRYAPGAGGSFTWGPGSRDGWTHEAATIGAGDLDVYLLANDGYGVLAGPVALRVRVQTVPPKPAVDGVSELDVLSFNIWKGGSVVSGGIQHAADVIRESGADVAFLPERFDPRLTDATPAIADQLGYHSVSATDTGLVSRYPIVSTTTVGARWTKAIIDVNGTDVAVYGGHLEYRWYAEYLPRGYGPTAIGDWPAEFLGGGELSAPVTDVATMLTMNAQSGRPDSARELLADVDAEKKAGRLVVVGGDFNEPSAQDWTAATAGLFDHRGAVVPWQTTRTLLDGGLADSYRQAHPDPVKNPGFTWPAGNPNVSVNSLTWAPKADERDRIDYVFYAPSSRLELASAAVVGPRATIVRSQRVDDDSDDVIVTPDAVWPSDHKAVLSRFRVCAESCVPDQPGGPTTGRESVTADASRVGSPLIVRGSGFLPGAAVTIELHSEPTVLGTVEAGQDGAFRFEATVPAGTAPGDHSLVALIDGAEVARTAVRIDAAADTGGGTGPSDPGSTDPGSTAPGSTAPGSTAPGSSLSDPSAASTSRELASTGSDAVPTTLIAVAVLLLGLVLAIGRRGSLLAARARGGRRA from the coding sequence ATGACCACTCGCCGACCCGCTTGGAGGCGACGAATCGTCGCCTCGCTCGCCTCCGTCGCCCTCGGCCTCGTCGCCGGACTCGGCGCCGTTCCGGCGGCGGCCGCCGGGGCGACGCTCACCGTGAGCGCCGCGGAGCTGGACACCTCCGGCACCGTCGCCATCAGCTACGACGCCACCGGCTCGGCCGGCGCGAAGAACTGGATCGGGATCTACCGGCACGGGCAGAAGCCGGGCAGCGGGTCCTCCTCCCTCGACTGGCGCTACGCCCCGGGAGCCGGCGGCAGCTTCACCTGGGGACCGGGCTCGCGGGACGGCTGGACCCACGAGGCGGCCACGATCGGCGCAGGCGACCTGGACGTCTACCTGCTCGCGAACGACGGATACGGCGTCCTCGCCGGGCCGGTCGCCCTGCGCGTGCGGGTGCAGACCGTCCCGCCCAAGCCGGCGGTCGACGGCGTCAGCGAGCTCGACGTGCTCTCCTTCAACATCTGGAAGGGCGGGTCCGTCGTCTCCGGCGGCATCCAGCACGCGGCGGACGTCATCCGCGAGAGCGGCGCCGACGTGGCGTTCCTGCCCGAGCGCTTCGACCCGCGGCTCACGGACGCGACCCCGGCCATCGCCGACCAGCTGGGCTACCACTCCGTCTCCGCCACCGACACGGGTCTGGTGTCGCGCTATCCCATCGTGTCCACGACCACGGTCGGTGCGCGCTGGACCAAGGCGATCATCGATGTCAACGGCACCGATGTCGCGGTCTACGGCGGTCACCTCGAATACCGCTGGTATGCGGAGTACCTCCCGCGCGGGTACGGCCCGACCGCGATCGGGGACTGGCCCGCGGAGTTCCTCGGCGGCGGCGAGCTCAGCGCACCGGTGACCGACGTGGCGACCATGCTCACCATGAACGCCCAGTCGGGGCGGCCCGACTCGGCACGGGAACTGCTGGCCGACGTCGATGCGGAGAAGAAGGCGGGGCGCCTCGTCGTGGTCGGCGGCGACTTCAACGAGCCGTCGGCACAAGACTGGACCGCAGCCACCGCGGGACTCTTCGACCACCGAGGGGCCGTCGTGCCGTGGCAGACGACGCGCACCCTCCTCGACGGCGGACTGGCTGACTCCTACCGCCAGGCGCATCCTGACCCGGTGAAGAACCCCGGGTTCACCTGGCCCGCCGGCAACCCGAACGTCTCCGTCAACAGCCTGACCTGGGCTCCGAAGGCCGACGAGCGGGATCGCATCGACTACGTCTTCTACGCACCCTCGAGTCGCCTGGAGCTCGCCTCCGCGGCCGTCGTCGGTCCGCGCGCGACGATCGTCCGCAGCCAGCGGGTCGACGACGACAGCGACGATGTCATCGTCACTCCCGACGCCGTGTGGCCGAGCGACCACAAGGCCGTGCTCAGCAGGTTCCGCGTGTGCGCGGAGAGCTGTGTGCCGGACCAGCCAGGCGGACCGACGACCGGTCGGGAATCGGTGACGGCCGATGCGTCGCGCGTCGGCTCCCCCCTGATCGTGCGGGGGAGCGGATTCCTGCCGGGGGCGGCGGTGACCATCGAACTGCACTCGGAGCCGACCGTGCTCGGAACGGTCGAGGCGGGCCAGGACGGCGCCTTCCGCTTCGAGGCGACGGTGCCCGCCGGCACGGCGCCGGGAGATCACTCCCTCGTCGCGCTGATCGATGGTGCGGAGGTCGCACGGACGGCGGTCCGAATCGACGCGGCCGCCGATACAGGAGGAGGCACGGGACCATCGGATCCGGGCTCCACGGATCCGGGCTCCACAGCGCCGGGCTCCACAGCGCCGGGCTCCACAGCGCCGGGCTCCTCCTTGTCGGACCCGTCGGCCGCGTCGACGAGCCGTGAGCTCGCCAGCACCGGGAGCGATGCAGTGCCCACGACGCTGATCGCCGTCGCGGTCCTGCTCCTCGGTCTCGTCCTGGCCATCGGTCGACGGGGATCGCTCCTGGCCGCTCGCGCGCGAGGGGGCCGACGTGCGTGA
- a CDS encoding LacI family DNA-binding transcriptional regulator — protein sequence MTDHRVTIVDVANKAGVAVSSVSTALNGRPGVSEATRERIVQIAKDLGFVPSLRGKSLSGRRAYTVALVVQRDPDVLELDPFFGGFIGGVEEAIDPRGYAVVLQIGAQPEAILQRYRKLAADRRVDGVFLVDLEADDQRIPLVQELGLPAVAVNPGADFPLPAVRQDAEAGIRATVEHLVGLGHRRIAFVGGRAGYLHSLQREAAWRSALDAFGLDPGPAVPGDFTYEGGAAAASELLSLAHPPTAVVCANDLSALGLIAQAQRLGVSVPERLSVAGFDDIRLGTYVRPSLTTVRTTPRELGQEAGRLLIDLVESGQAADVRVADAELVVRDSTAAVPASATR from the coding sequence GTGACTGATCATCGGGTGACGATCGTCGATGTCGCCAACAAGGCGGGGGTGGCCGTGAGTTCGGTCTCGACCGCGTTGAACGGCCGGCCGGGGGTGTCCGAGGCGACACGCGAGCGGATCGTGCAGATCGCCAAGGATCTCGGATTCGTGCCGTCGCTCCGTGGCAAGAGCCTGTCCGGGCGGCGGGCGTACACGGTCGCCCTCGTGGTCCAGCGTGATCCTGACGTGCTCGAGCTCGACCCGTTCTTCGGCGGCTTCATCGGCGGGGTCGAGGAGGCGATCGATCCGCGCGGCTATGCCGTCGTGCTCCAGATCGGGGCGCAGCCGGAGGCGATCCTGCAGCGGTACCGCAAGCTCGCGGCGGACCGTCGCGTGGATGGCGTCTTCCTCGTCGATCTCGAAGCGGACGACCAGCGGATCCCCCTGGTGCAAGAGCTCGGGCTGCCGGCGGTCGCCGTCAATCCGGGGGCGGACTTCCCCCTCCCGGCCGTGCGGCAGGACGCCGAGGCGGGCATCCGGGCGACGGTGGAGCACCTGGTCGGCCTCGGCCATCGCCGCATCGCCTTCGTCGGCGGGAGGGCGGGATACCTGCATTCCCTGCAGCGCGAGGCGGCCTGGCGGTCGGCGCTGGACGCGTTCGGTCTCGACCCGGGACCGGCCGTTCCCGGCGATTTCACGTACGAGGGGGGCGCGGCTGCGGCATCGGAGCTGCTCTCCCTCGCCCATCCTCCGACCGCGGTGGTGTGCGCGAACGACCTGTCCGCACTGGGCTTGATCGCGCAGGCGCAGCGGCTCGGCGTGTCGGTTCCGGAACGCCTTTCGGTGGCGGGATTCGACGACATCCGCCTCGGAACCTACGTGCGCCCGTCGCTCACCACGGTGCGCACGACGCCGCGCGAGCTCGGGCAGGAGGCGGGGCGGCTCCTCATCGACCTGGTCGAGAGCGGTCAGGCGGCGGACGTCCGCGTCGCCGACGCCGAACTGGTCGTCCGCGATTCCACGGCGGCGGTCCCGGCGAGCGCGACCCGCTGA
- a CDS encoding type II toxin-antitoxin system HipA family toxin, which produces MATSTSDRFYVWVWLPGETSPVTAGVLAPRGTDLRFRYGDRYLERPNAISLGPDLPLGTDWHEPQADLHMPGSVRDAAPDAWGRQVILNRLTGRRGVDADTSLLDERTYLLQSGSNRFGALDFQTSATDYIARRDTGSLDMLHQAADLVAAGLPVPEPLADALTLGTAIGGARPKALLEADGKHYIAKFSTSTDPFSVVGAEAASIVLARKAGIRVTDSHVVRSLGRDVLLIERFDRVDGGRRLAVSGLTILGLGEMTSRYGTYPDLLDKLRASATAPETVGEELFTRIAFNIAISNTDDHLRNHAAFWDGEHLDLTPAYDLSPMNRSGETAKQILAYGRDGERDSTFVGLVAQSHVYGLSQVRGREIVKDLIATISDGWDEAAELARLTATDKMLLFGRQILNPGTTHGL; this is translated from the coding sequence ATGGCGACTTCGACTTCTGACCGGTTCTACGTTTGGGTGTGGCTCCCCGGCGAGACCTCACCGGTCACCGCTGGGGTCCTCGCGCCGAGAGGCACGGACCTCCGCTTCCGATACGGCGATCGCTACCTCGAGCGACCGAACGCGATCAGCCTCGGCCCGGACCTTCCGCTCGGAACCGACTGGCACGAACCGCAAGCCGACCTGCACATGCCCGGCAGCGTTCGGGACGCAGCACCCGACGCGTGGGGCCGCCAGGTCATCCTCAACCGGCTCACCGGCCGCCGCGGCGTCGACGCCGACACCAGCCTGCTTGACGAGCGCACCTACCTGCTGCAGTCCGGCTCCAACCGATTCGGCGCACTGGACTTCCAGACCAGCGCGACCGACTACATCGCCCGGCGAGACACCGGTTCCCTCGACATGCTTCACCAAGCCGCGGACCTGGTCGCCGCGGGGCTGCCCGTCCCTGAACCGCTCGCGGACGCGCTCACGCTCGGCACCGCGATCGGCGGCGCGCGGCCGAAGGCGCTGCTGGAAGCGGACGGGAAGCACTACATCGCGAAGTTCTCCACCAGCACCGACCCGTTCTCTGTCGTCGGCGCAGAAGCGGCCAGCATCGTCCTCGCCCGCAAGGCCGGCATCCGCGTCACCGACTCCCACGTCGTCCGCTCCCTCGGCCGCGACGTCCTCCTGATCGAACGGTTTGACCGCGTCGACGGCGGCCGCCGACTGGCCGTGTCCGGGCTCACCATCCTCGGCCTCGGTGAGATGACGTCCCGCTACGGCACGTACCCGGACCTGCTCGACAAACTCCGCGCATCCGCTACCGCACCTGAAACGGTCGGCGAGGAGCTGTTCACGCGGATCGCGTTCAACATCGCGATCAGCAACACCGATGACCATCTGCGCAACCACGCTGCGTTCTGGGACGGTGAGCACCTCGACCTCACCCCTGCGTACGACCTCAGCCCGATGAACCGGTCCGGCGAGACGGCGAAGCAGATTCTCGCGTACGGGCGCGACGGGGAACGGGACAGTACATTCGTCGGCCTCGTCGCCCAGTCGCACGTCTACGGTCTCAGCCAGGTCCGCGGCCGCGAGATCGTCAAGGATCTCATCGCCACCATCAGCGACGGTTGGGACGAGGCTGCGGAACTGGCTCGGCTGACCGCCACCGACAAGATGCTGCTGTTCGGGAGGCAGATCCTGAACCCCGGCACAACACATGGCCTCTGA
- a CDS encoding helix-turn-helix domain-containing protein: MGRQRISLTPAAQDALTVLGQQIRFARHDRVWSMAELAARAGVSENTVRAIETGGANPSIGNVFNVAVAAGVPLFNADRDELDRLARDGAARLALLPTRVDEPRRKDVDGDFDF; encoded by the coding sequence GTGGGTAGGCAGCGTATCTCCCTGACACCAGCCGCGCAGGACGCGCTCACCGTCCTCGGGCAGCAGATCCGCTTCGCACGCCATGACCGTGTGTGGTCGATGGCGGAACTCGCCGCACGTGCAGGTGTGTCCGAGAACACGGTGCGAGCGATCGAGACCGGAGGGGCGAACCCGTCCATCGGGAACGTCTTCAATGTCGCCGTCGCCGCCGGCGTGCCGCTGTTCAACGCCGACCGTGACGAACTCGACCGGCTCGCCCGAGACGGCGCCGCCCGCCTCGCCCTGCTCCCCACCCGAGTGGATGAGCCGCGCCGGAAGGATGTCGATGGCGACTTCGACTTCTGA
- a CDS encoding PadR family transcriptional regulator produces the protein MDTTQLLKGVLDVAVLAVVQEDDGYGYDIVRRLREAGLGEVGDASVYGTLRRLYTAGALSSYMAPSEGGPNRKYYAINAEGVEMLQSQRQTWTAFSAAMSELLGNAPRQHSPSVRTIGER, from the coding sequence GTGGACACGACGCAATTGCTGAAGGGCGTGCTCGATGTCGCCGTGCTCGCGGTCGTACAGGAGGACGACGGCTACGGGTACGACATCGTCCGGCGCCTCCGCGAGGCCGGCCTGGGCGAGGTGGGCGATGCCTCCGTGTACGGAACGTTGCGGCGTCTCTACACCGCCGGCGCTCTCTCGAGCTATATGGCGCCGTCCGAAGGCGGTCCGAATCGCAAGTACTACGCCATCAACGCCGAGGGGGTGGAGATGCTCCAGAGCCAGCGCCAGACCTGGACCGCCTTCTCCGCGGCGATGTCCGAGCTGCTGGGGAACGCTCCTCGGCAGCACTCCCCGTCCGTCCGCACGATCGGAGAACGATGA